A window of Acidimicrobiia bacterium contains these coding sequences:
- a CDS encoding TPM domain-containing protein — MRSRALIAPALGAFLIVSLPIAALAQDAPPLCDEYEGIVCQGWFTDDAGIVDDDQRIEDAIDAVIGRYGNEIALVVVDDSRGRSTAELAFGLGEAWGVGSSADDGIVVLVDLSARRTEMVYGPGVSLDAERITGSGNSFFGTGDFEGGLLAIVGGLQAGLAEFHEGGSGATTTEGGTVPPLPEEEPSNDGPSSGTVAIALGAAALLVGGAGAGIVRHNRNERVERQRREIVDGELDRLEPAGQELLRPEDYRIPYAGGPPSASTGAVLDVLASIDGGGTSSDVVALRSAWASGLVGVLDSPRLRAESDTPLELAASQERPILEGAVQQASEDALDVPSTQEELFDVRRAELRRIVDALRPHRVAAARRRAGEALLDRAVETPIGTVALTDLGTRFLRVAPVLLAEASISDSVAELNEAYQAAEVKATKLETLYGKLPSSTTRPAVAAALADLEDDPESAARRYEEVRQRLEDEGESLKADGLAVPAIAALLLLNNDSENIDEFLAAYKSNRNGGHAPDEAVELALAGLTRPEDIDLARRQAKRLGIPISIAVALLRRRDDGPEVYEAILDALAREGVTGDTRKTIAGILTISLEPAQAMRRWIEARAALGDLGLEGAYADIAAAFGASDPRGARPFALAYAAQRQALARSSIDDADRFAPELAHEGTRRQTDTWTGQPIPPGLFDFDPFTLLYFHWVITRGHSGSFGWEPIYRDQSWSSDRRSWWGGTGGFGGFGGGGFSGGGGGGSSWGGGGWGGSGGFGGFGGGGFSGGGGGGSSW, encoded by the coding sequence ATGCGTTCCCGAGCCCTCATCGCTCCGGCACTCGGCGCCTTCCTGATCGTCTCGCTCCCGATCGCCGCATTGGCGCAGGACGCTCCGCCGCTCTGCGACGAGTACGAGGGCATCGTCTGCCAAGGCTGGTTCACGGACGACGCCGGCATCGTCGACGACGACCAGCGGATCGAGGACGCCATCGACGCGGTGATCGGGCGGTACGGCAACGAGATCGCGCTCGTCGTCGTCGACGACAGCAGGGGGCGGTCGACGGCGGAGCTCGCCTTCGGCCTCGGGGAGGCTTGGGGCGTCGGCTCGAGCGCCGACGACGGCATCGTCGTCCTCGTCGACCTGTCGGCGCGCCGCACCGAGATGGTGTACGGACCAGGGGTGTCACTCGACGCGGAGCGGATCACCGGCTCGGGCAATAGCTTCTTCGGGACGGGCGACTTCGAAGGAGGGCTCCTGGCGATCGTCGGCGGGCTCCAAGCGGGGCTCGCCGAGTTCCACGAGGGCGGCTCCGGCGCAACGACTACCGAAGGTGGCACGGTACCGCCGCTTCCGGAAGAGGAGCCTTCGAACGACGGACCCTCCAGCGGGACGGTGGCGATAGCTCTCGGCGCCGCCGCACTTCTCGTGGGAGGCGCAGGCGCCGGAATCGTCAGGCACAACAGGAACGAGCGCGTCGAACGACAGCGCCGCGAGATCGTCGACGGTGAGCTCGACAGGCTCGAGCCGGCCGGGCAGGAGCTGCTGCGGCCAGAGGACTACCGGATCCCGTACGCGGGAGGCCCTCCCAGCGCCTCGACGGGCGCCGTCCTCGACGTGCTCGCCTCGATCGACGGCGGAGGGACGTCTTCCGACGTGGTCGCCCTCCGGTCTGCGTGGGCTTCCGGTCTCGTCGGCGTCCTCGACTCCCCGCGCCTGCGGGCCGAGTCGGATACACCGCTCGAGCTGGCCGCCTCCCAGGAGCGGCCCATCCTCGAAGGCGCCGTCCAGCAGGCGTCCGAGGACGCCCTCGACGTGCCCTCGACCCAGGAGGAGCTCTTCGACGTGCGGCGGGCCGAGCTGCGGCGAATCGTCGACGCGCTGCGGCCACACAGGGTGGCGGCGGCCCGCCGTCGGGCCGGCGAAGCGCTGCTCGACCGCGCCGTGGAGACGCCGATCGGCACGGTCGCCCTGACCGACCTGGGTACGCGGTTTCTTCGGGTGGCTCCCGTCCTCCTCGCCGAGGCGTCGATCTCGGACTCCGTCGCCGAGCTGAACGAGGCATATCAGGCCGCCGAGGTGAAGGCAACGAAGCTGGAGACGCTCTACGGCAAGCTGCCTTCGTCGACGACCCGGCCGGCCGTGGCCGCCGCCCTCGCCGACCTCGAGGATGACCCGGAGAGCGCGGCGCGACGCTATGAGGAGGTGCGGCAGCGCCTCGAAGATGAAGGCGAGTCGTTGAAGGCGGACGGTCTCGCGGTACCGGCAATCGCCGCTCTCCTCCTCCTCAACAACGACAGCGAGAACATCGACGAGTTCCTGGCGGCCTACAAGTCCAATCGCAATGGTGGGCACGCGCCCGACGAGGCGGTCGAGCTTGCGCTCGCCGGCCTGACCCGTCCCGAGGACATCGACTTGGCGCGGCGCCAAGCGAAGCGCCTCGGGATCCCGATCTCGATCGCCGTTGCCCTGCTGCGGCGGCGAGACGACGGCCCCGAGGTGTACGAGGCGATCCTCGATGCCCTGGCTCGCGAGGGAGTGACGGGCGACACCCGCAAGACGATCGCCGGCATCCTGACGATCTCGCTCGAGCCGGCCCAAGCGATGCGGCGATGGATCGAGGCCCGCGCCGCACTGGGCGATCTCGGCTTGGAAGGCGCCTACGCCGACATCGCGGCGGCCTTCGGAGCTTCCGATCCGCGTGGGGCGCGCCCGTTCGCCTTGGCGTACGCCGCACAACGCCAAGCCTTGGCGCGCAGCTCGATCGACGACGCCGACCGCTTCGCGCCGGAGCTGGCACACGAGGGAACCCGGCGGCAGACCGACACATGGACGGGACAGCCGATACCGCCGGGGCTCTTCGACTTCGACCCGTTCACCCTCCTCTACTTCCACTGGGTGATCACGAGAGGGCACTCCGGGAGCTTCGGGTGGGAACCGATCTACCGTGACCAGTCCTGGTCGAGCGATCGCCGTTCCTGGTGGGGAGGCACAGGCGGATTCGGGGGCTTCGGTGGAGGCGGTTTCTCGGGCGGTGGCGGCGGAGGGTCGTCCTGGGGCGGCGGTGGCTGGGGGGGCTCGGGGGGCTTCGGTGGCTTCGGCGGGGGCGGGTTCTCCGGTGGTGGTGGCGGCGGGAGCAGCTGGTAG
- a CDS encoding RNA methyltransferase has protein sequence MADRITSPSNPRIKSLARLAKRSERDATGLFLIEGERAVLRAIEAGVTIEQLVVCRELMRGPGAVQPSLPAPTIDVGRDAFAKLAYRAHPDGMLAVARQPDVAIESLALGDAPLVLIAEALEKPGNLGAILRAADAAGAAVVAADPATDLFNPNVVRASQGALFTVPVAVASPPSVITWAAGSDIDLYAASPDATTRLWDVDLTGATGIVVGSEHRGLSPAWDGVATPVSIPMAGDGDSLNAATAAALLLYEAVRQRVIA, from the coding sequence GTGGCCGATCGCATCACCAGCCCGTCGAACCCCCGCATCAAGTCGCTCGCCCGGCTGGCGAAGCGCTCGGAACGCGACGCCACGGGCCTCTTCCTCATCGAAGGAGAGCGGGCCGTTCTGCGCGCCATCGAAGCAGGCGTCACCATCGAGCAACTCGTCGTCTGCCGCGAGTTGATGCGAGGGCCGGGTGCAGTCCAGCCATCCTTGCCGGCACCCACGATCGACGTGGGTCGCGATGCCTTCGCCAAGCTGGCGTACCGGGCGCATCCGGACGGGATGCTCGCCGTGGCGAGGCAACCGGACGTCGCCATCGAGTCGCTGGCGCTGGGCGACGCTCCGCTCGTGCTCATCGCCGAGGCCCTCGAGAAGCCGGGCAACCTGGGGGCGATCCTGCGGGCGGCGGACGCGGCGGGCGCCGCCGTCGTGGCCGCAGACCCGGCGACCGATCTGTTCAACCCGAACGTCGTTCGAGCCTCCCAGGGAGCCCTCTTCACGGTACCGGTCGCGGTCGCATCCCCTCCGTCGGTCATCACATGGGCGGCCGGCTCCGACATCGATCTGTACGCAGCGTCGCCCGACGCGACCACCCGTCTGTGGGATGTCGACCTGACAGGCGCAACCGGCATCGTCGTCGGGAGCGAGCACCGGGGTCTGAGCCCGGCCTGGGACGGCGTCGCCACCCCGGTGTCGATCCCGATGGCCGGCGACGGCGACAGCCTCAACGCGGCGACCGCGGCCGCGCTACTCCTCTACGAGGCCGTCAGGCAGCGCGTCATCGCCTGA
- a CDS encoding septum formation family protein gives MTDGNDTPMSSSDLLRQARDEFMGRTASDREGTETTAAEPARRVGAADQDAPAEPLTTMGRNPAPTPGATEKRQTDRVPAPSTLGTPEQVPAKSRTGMRLLARLIVPAVIFGGIFIYNTIDETETVESLTAGDCLLEPEAEEITTVEARGCGDSHAYEVFSVVTDPSPTSASYPGVEELLESIMVQCLDRFEGYVGTAYADSVYWANAIYPTEESWQDGDRTGTCLLFEANAQGDAVMRTGTLRSAGR, from the coding sequence ATGACCGACGGCAACGACACCCCGATGAGCAGCAGCGACCTGCTTCGCCAGGCCCGGGACGAGTTCATGGGCAGGACCGCCTCCGATCGAGAGGGCACCGAGACCACCGCCGCCGAGCCGGCGAGGCGGGTTGGCGCCGCCGACCAGGATGCGCCGGCGGAACCACTTACGACGATGGGCCGTAACCCCGCTCCCACTCCGGGCGCGACGGAGAAGCGCCAGACAGACCGGGTACCGGCGCCAAGCACGCTCGGCACTCCGGAGCAGGTTCCCGCCAAGAGTCGCACGGGGATGCGGCTCCTCGCCCGACTCATCGTCCCGGCCGTCATCTTCGGCGGGATATTCATCTACAACACGATCGACGAGACCGAGACCGTCGAGTCGCTCACGGCCGGTGACTGCCTGCTCGAGCCGGAGGCTGAGGAGATCACCACCGTCGAGGCGCGCGGATGCGGCGACTCGCACGCATACGAGGTCTTCTCCGTCGTCACCGACCCGTCACCCACCTCAGCCTCGTATCCCGGCGTCGAGGAGTTGCTCGAGTCGATCATGGTGCAGTGCCTCGACCGCTTCGAGGGATACGTCGGCACGGCGTATGCCGACTCCGTCTACTGGGCGAATGCCATCTATCCGACCGAGGAGTCGTGGCAGGACGGAGACAGGACGGGCACCTGCCTCCTCTTCGAGGCGAACGCCCAGGGCGACGCCGTCATGCGCACCGGAACGCTGCGCAGCGCCGGACGCTGA